The Kogia breviceps isolate mKogBre1 chromosome 4, mKogBre1 haplotype 1, whole genome shotgun sequence genome window below encodes:
- the MGAT4B gene encoding alpha-1,3-mannosyl-glycoprotein 4-beta-N-acetylglucosaminyltransferase B isoform X2, with product MRLRNGAFLTLLLFCLCAFLSLSWYAALSGQKGDVVDVYQREFLALRDRLHAAEQESLKRSKELNLVLDEIKRAVSERQALRDGDSNRTWGRLTEDPRLKPWNVSHKHVLHLPTVFHHLPHLLAKESSLQPAVRVGQGRTGVSVVMGIPSVRREVHSYLTDTLHSLISELSPQEKEDSVIVVLIAETDPQYTSLVTENIKALWRTKQNLDYCFLMMYAQSKGIYYVQLEDDIIAKPNYLSTMKNFALQQPSEDWMILEFSQLGFIGKMFKSLDLSVIVEFILMFYRDKPIDWLLDHILWVKVCNPEKDAKHCDRQKANLRIRFKPSLFQHVGTHSSLAGKIQKLKDKDFGKQALRKEHVNPPAEVSTSLKTYQHFTLEKAYLREDFFWAFTPAAGDFIRFRFFQPLRLERFFFRSGNIEHPEDKLFNTSVEVLPFDNPQSDKEALQEGRSATLQYPRSSDGYLQIGSFYKGVAQGEVDPAFGPLEALRLSIQTDSPVWVILSEIFLKKAD from the exons ATGAGGCTCCGCAATGGCGCCTTCCTGACGCTGCTGCTCTTCTGCCTGTGCGCCTTCCTCTCGCTCTCCTGGTACGCGGCGCTTAGCGGCCAGAAAG GCGATGTGGTGGACGTGTACCAGCGGGAGTTTCTGGCGCTGCGTGACCGGTTGCATGCAGCTGAGCAGGAGAGCCTCAAGCGCTCCAAGGAGCTCAACCTGGTGCTGGACGAGATCAAGAGGGCCGTGTCGGAGAGACAAGCGCTGCGAGACGGAGACAGCAATCGCACCTGGGGCCGCCTAACCG AGGATCCACGCCTGAAGCCGTGGAACGTCTCGCACAAGCACGTGCTGCACCTACCCACTGTCTTCCACCACCTGCCACACCTGCTAGCCAAGGAAAGCAGCCTGCAGCCCGCCGTGCGCGTGGGCCAGGGCCGCACCGGAG TGTCAGTGGTGATGGGCATCCCCAGCGTGCGGCGCGAGGTGCACTCGTACCTGACTGACACGCTGCACTCGCTCATCTCAGAGCTAAGCCCACAGGAGAAAGAGGACTCGGTCATCGTGGTGCTGATCGCTGAG ACTGACCCACAGTATACCTCGCTGGTGACGGAGAATATCAAGGCCTT GTGGAGGACCAAACAGAACCTTGATTACTGCTTCCTCATGATGTATGCGCAGTCCAAAGGCATTTACTACGTGCAG CTGGAGGATGACATCATAGCCAAGCCCAACTACTTGAGCACCATGAAGAACTTCGCACTCCAGCAGCCCTCGGAGGACTGGATGATCCTGGAGTTCTCCCAGCTGGGCTTCATTG GGAAGATGTTCAAGTCACTGGACTTGAGCGTCATTGTGGAGTTCATCCTCATGTTCTACCGGGACAAGCCCATCGACTGGCTCCTGGACCATATTCTGTGGGTGAAGGTCTGCAATCCTGAGAAGGATGCG AAGCACTGTGACCGGCAGAAGGCCAACCTGCGGATCCGCTTCAAGCCATCCCTCTTCCAGCACGTGGGCACTCACTCCTCACTGGCGGGCAAGATCCAAAAACTGAAG GACAAGGACTTTGGGAAGCAGGCATTGCGGAAGGAGCATGTGAACCCGCCAGCAGAAGTGAGCACAAGCCTCAAGACATACCAGCACTTCACCCTGGAGAAGGCCTACCTGCGCGAGGATTTCTTCTGGGCCTTCACACCCGCTGCAGGGGACTTCATCCGCTTCCGCTTCTTCCAGCCACTGCGACTGGAGCG GTTCTTCTTCCGAAGTGGGAACATTGAGCACCCAGAGGACAAGCTCTTCAACACATCTGTGGAGGTGCTGCCCTTTGAT AACCCCCAGTCAGACAAGGAGGCCCTGCAAGAGGGCCGTTCAGCCACTCTCCAGTATCCTCGGAGCTCTGATGGCTACCTCCAGATCG GCTCTTTCTACAAGGGTGTGGCACAAGGAGAAGTGGACCCAGCCTTTGGCCCCCTGGAAGCACTGCGCCTCTCCATCCAGACTGACTCGCCGGTGTGGGTCATTCTGAGTGAG ATCTTCCTGAAAAAGGCTGACTAA
- the MGAT4B gene encoding alpha-1,3-mannosyl-glycoprotein 4-beta-N-acetylglucosaminyltransferase B isoform X1 encodes MRLRNGAFLTLLLFCLCAFLSLSWYAALSGQKGDVVDVYQREFLALRDRLHAAEQESLKRSKELNLVLDEIKRAVSERQALRDGDSNRTWGRLTEDPRLKPWNVSHKHVLHLPTVFHHLPHLLAKESSLQPAVRVGQGRTGVSVVMGIPSVRREVHSYLTDTLHSLISELSPQEKEDSVIVVLIAETDPQYTSLVTENIKALFPTEIHSGLLEVISPSPHFYPDFSRLRESFGDPKERVRWRTKQNLDYCFLMMYAQSKGIYYVQLEDDIIAKPNYLSTMKNFALQQPSEDWMILEFSQLGFIGKMFKSLDLSVIVEFILMFYRDKPIDWLLDHILWVKVCNPEKDAKHCDRQKANLRIRFKPSLFQHVGTHSSLAGKIQKLKDKDFGKQALRKEHVNPPAEVSTSLKTYQHFTLEKAYLREDFFWAFTPAAGDFIRFRFFQPLRLERFFFRSGNIEHPEDKLFNTSVEVLPFDNPQSDKEALQEGRSATLQYPRSSDGYLQIGSFYKGVAQGEVDPAFGPLEALRLSIQTDSPVWVILSEIFLKKAD; translated from the exons ATGAGGCTCCGCAATGGCGCCTTCCTGACGCTGCTGCTCTTCTGCCTGTGCGCCTTCCTCTCGCTCTCCTGGTACGCGGCGCTTAGCGGCCAGAAAG GCGATGTGGTGGACGTGTACCAGCGGGAGTTTCTGGCGCTGCGTGACCGGTTGCATGCAGCTGAGCAGGAGAGCCTCAAGCGCTCCAAGGAGCTCAACCTGGTGCTGGACGAGATCAAGAGGGCCGTGTCGGAGAGACAAGCGCTGCGAGACGGAGACAGCAATCGCACCTGGGGCCGCCTAACCG AGGATCCACGCCTGAAGCCGTGGAACGTCTCGCACAAGCACGTGCTGCACCTACCCACTGTCTTCCACCACCTGCCACACCTGCTAGCCAAGGAAAGCAGCCTGCAGCCCGCCGTGCGCGTGGGCCAGGGCCGCACCGGAG TGTCAGTGGTGATGGGCATCCCCAGCGTGCGGCGCGAGGTGCACTCGTACCTGACTGACACGCTGCACTCGCTCATCTCAGAGCTAAGCCCACAGGAGAAAGAGGACTCGGTCATCGTGGTGCTGATCGCTGAG ACTGACCCACAGTATACCTCGCTGGTGACGGAGAATATCAAGGCCTT GTTCCCTACAGAGATCCATTCTGGGCTCCTAGAGGTcatctccccttctccccacttctACCCTGACTTCTCCCGCCTCCGAGAGTCCTTTGGGGACCCCAAGGAGAGAGTCAG GTGGAGGACCAAACAGAACCTTGATTACTGCTTCCTCATGATGTATGCGCAGTCCAAAGGCATTTACTACGTGCAG CTGGAGGATGACATCATAGCCAAGCCCAACTACTTGAGCACCATGAAGAACTTCGCACTCCAGCAGCCCTCGGAGGACTGGATGATCCTGGAGTTCTCCCAGCTGGGCTTCATTG GGAAGATGTTCAAGTCACTGGACTTGAGCGTCATTGTGGAGTTCATCCTCATGTTCTACCGGGACAAGCCCATCGACTGGCTCCTGGACCATATTCTGTGGGTGAAGGTCTGCAATCCTGAGAAGGATGCG AAGCACTGTGACCGGCAGAAGGCCAACCTGCGGATCCGCTTCAAGCCATCCCTCTTCCAGCACGTGGGCACTCACTCCTCACTGGCGGGCAAGATCCAAAAACTGAAG GACAAGGACTTTGGGAAGCAGGCATTGCGGAAGGAGCATGTGAACCCGCCAGCAGAAGTGAGCACAAGCCTCAAGACATACCAGCACTTCACCCTGGAGAAGGCCTACCTGCGCGAGGATTTCTTCTGGGCCTTCACACCCGCTGCAGGGGACTTCATCCGCTTCCGCTTCTTCCAGCCACTGCGACTGGAGCG GTTCTTCTTCCGAAGTGGGAACATTGAGCACCCAGAGGACAAGCTCTTCAACACATCTGTGGAGGTGCTGCCCTTTGAT AACCCCCAGTCAGACAAGGAGGCCCTGCAAGAGGGCCGTTCAGCCACTCTCCAGTATCCTCGGAGCTCTGATGGCTACCTCCAGATCG GCTCTTTCTACAAGGGTGTGGCACAAGGAGAAGTGGACCCAGCCTTTGGCCCCCTGGAAGCACTGCGCCTCTCCATCCAGACTGACTCGCCGGTGTGGGTCATTCTGAGTGAG ATCTTCCTGAAAAAGGCTGACTAA